A genomic window from Solanum stenotomum isolate F172 chromosome 10, ASM1918654v1, whole genome shotgun sequence includes:
- the LOC125841607 gene encoding uncharacterized protein LOC125841607 isoform X3 → MAFNREMDAHSLQIERRSASLASHATDWTCVEAMPLAGKNMNEWMVELDVIAREVEAELVSREIGCDLVEVLDAVNMVLFKSRGFKRSPVLVDSKCAYLHSVLSSGYCSAILLSVIYIEVCRRLNLTIVGSRVGEDFLIWPQTGNPEELFKVISGHSLFGIVNGKCVDDPRAKASDINSNSLPGLELATNRDIIGIALANLMRLHWKRASRANHGLMLTSPLRSVDHADDKSSKTSCLNVPLLRPQDLRLAIMASERLLILQPHNWALRRDHGMMLYYSREYEEAVQELSICMAFAPEEEAEVLEPFVEKLHLLRVESSWKSQGKKGHLTVS, encoded by the exons ATGGCTTTCAACCGGGAGATGGATGCTCATTCACTCCAAATTGAGAGGAGATCAGCTTCATTGGCTTCTCATGCCACAGATTGGACTTGCGTGGAGGCCATGCCTCTTGCTGGAAAAAATATGAATGAATGGATGGTTGAGTTGGATGTTATTGCGAGAGAAGTGGAGGCGGAGCTAGTTTCAAGAGAAATAGGATGCGATTTGGTTGAAGTTTTAGATGCCGTGAATATGGTGCTTTTCAAGTCAAGGGGTTTCAAAAGGTCACCTGTACTTGTGGATTCAAAGTGTGCATACCTGCATTCAGTATTAAGCTCTGGATATTGTAGTG CAATTTTGCTTAGTGTCATTTATATTGAAGTCTGTCGAAGACTTAATCTGACCATTGTGGGATCCCGAGTTGGGGAAGATTTTTTGATATGGCCTCAAACTGGAAACCCTGAG GAGCTATTCAAGGTTATCTCTGGTCATAGCTTGTTTGGTATTGTTAATGGGAAGTGTGTCGATGACCCTAGAGCAAAGGCTTCTGACATCAATAGCAATTCTTTGCCGGGGCTTGAGTTAGCAACAAACCGAGATATTATTGGAATTGCTTTGGCTAATTTGATG AGGCTTCACTGGAAACGTGCTTCAAGAGCAAATCATGGTTTGATGCTGACTTCTCCGCTTAGATCTGTTGATCATGCAGATGATAAGTCTAGCAAGACTAGTTGTCTGAATGTTCCATTGTTGCGGCCTCAAGATTTGAG GCTGGCCATTATGGCTTCAGAAAGATTGCTCATTCTGCAGCCACACAATTGGGCTCTGAGGAGAGACCATGGAATGATGTTGTACTATAGTAG GGAATATGAAGAGGCAGTTCAGGAGCTTAGCATTTGCATGGCCTTTGCCccagaagaagaagcagaagtTTTGGAACCATTTGTTGAGAAGCTACACTTGTTGCGAGTCGAATCGTCTTGGAAGTCTCAGGGAAAGAAAGGCCATTTAACAGTTTCTTGA
- the LOC125841607 gene encoding uncharacterized protein LOC125841607 isoform X1: MLCASLPGLSHQQMLVGGTVKELSAAMASLNVYSRCGFDGRVGCWIGNEKGRWNKLAAASTMAPKKRRLSISPLASSALAETPYTSRAEFYHEVLNDAREKFTQEISFQSKDKDISLAKALLYVASEDEAFMAFNREMDAHSLQIERRSASLASHATDWTCVEAMPLAGKNMNEWMVELDVIAREVEAELVSREIGCDLVEVLDAVNMVLFKSRGFKRSPVLVDSKCAYLHSVLSSGYCSAILLSVIYIEVCRRLNLTIVGSRVGEDFLIWPQTGNPEELFKVISGHSLFGIVNGKCVDDPRAKASDINSNSLPGLELATNRDIIGIALANLMRLHWKRASRANHGLMLTSPLRSVDHADDKSSKTSCLNVPLLRPQDLRLAIMASERLLILQPHNWALRRDHGMMLYYSREYEEAVQELSICMAFAPEEEAEVLEPFVEKLHLLRVESSWKSQGKKGHLTVS, encoded by the exons ATGCTGTGTGCATCATTGCCAGGGTTGAGTCATCAACAGATGTTGGTTGGAGGTACTGTCAAGGAACTTTCAGCAGCTATGGCTTCTTTGAATGTTTATAGCAG GTGTGGTTTTGATGGTCGTGTTGGATGTTGGATTGGGAATGAGAAAGGAAGATGGAACAAATTGGCTGCTGCAAGTACAATGGCACCAAAGAAGAGGAGGTTGAGCATTTCCCCTCTGGCTTCCTCTGCTCTGGCAGAAACCCCATATACATCTAGAGCCGAATTCTATCACGAG GTCCTTAACGATGCTAGAGAAAAATTTACCCAGGAGATATCTTTCCAATCCAAGGACAAAGATATTTCTTTGGCAAAG GCTTTGCTTTACGTGGCCTCTGAAGATGAGGCATTTATGGCTTTCAACCGGGAGATGGATGCTCATTCACTCCAAATTGAGAGGAGATCAGCTTCATTGGCTTCTCATGCCACAGATTGGACTTGCGTGGAGGCCATGCCTCTTGCTGGAAAAAATATGAATGAATGGATGGTTGAGTTGGATGTTATTGCGAGAGAAGTGGAGGCGGAGCTAGTTTCAAGAGAAATAGGATGCGATTTGGTTGAAGTTTTAGATGCCGTGAATATGGTGCTTTTCAAGTCAAGGGGTTTCAAAAGGTCACCTGTACTTGTGGATTCAAAGTGTGCATACCTGCATTCAGTATTAAGCTCTGGATATTGTAGTG CAATTTTGCTTAGTGTCATTTATATTGAAGTCTGTCGAAGACTTAATCTGACCATTGTGGGATCCCGAGTTGGGGAAGATTTTTTGATATGGCCTCAAACTGGAAACCCTGAG GAGCTATTCAAGGTTATCTCTGGTCATAGCTTGTTTGGTATTGTTAATGGGAAGTGTGTCGATGACCCTAGAGCAAAGGCTTCTGACATCAATAGCAATTCTTTGCCGGGGCTTGAGTTAGCAACAAACCGAGATATTATTGGAATTGCTTTGGCTAATTTGATG AGGCTTCACTGGAAACGTGCTTCAAGAGCAAATCATGGTTTGATGCTGACTTCTCCGCTTAGATCTGTTGATCATGCAGATGATAAGTCTAGCAAGACTAGTTGTCTGAATGTTCCATTGTTGCGGCCTCAAGATTTGAG GCTGGCCATTATGGCTTCAGAAAGATTGCTCATTCTGCAGCCACACAATTGGGCTCTGAGGAGAGACCATGGAATGATGTTGTACTATAGTAG GGAATATGAAGAGGCAGTTCAGGAGCTTAGCATTTGCATGGCCTTTGCCccagaagaagaagcagaagtTTTGGAACCATTTGTTGAGAAGCTACACTTGTTGCGAGTCGAATCGTCTTGGAAGTCTCAGGGAAAGAAAGGCCATTTAACAGTTTCTTGA
- the LOC125841607 gene encoding uncharacterized protein LOC125841607 isoform X2: protein MLCASLPGLSHQQMLVGGTVKELSAAMASLNVYSRCGFDGRVGCWIGNEKGRWNKLAAASTMAPKKRRLSISPLASSALAETPYTSRAEFYHEVLNDAREKFTQEISFQSKDKDISLAKALLYVASEDEAFMAFNREMDAHSLQIERRSASLASHATDWTCVEAMPLAGKNMNEWMVELDVIAREVEAELVSREIGCDLVEVLDAVNMVLFKSRGFKRSPVLVDSKCAYLHSVLSSGYCSAILLSVIYIEVCRRLNLTIVGSRVGEDFLIWPQTGNPEELFKVISGHSLFGIVNGKCVDDPRAKASDINSNSLPGLELATNRDIIGIALANLMRLHWKRASRANHGLMLTSPLRSVDHADDKSSKTSCLNVPLLRPQDLRFKMLNCNLWHEKRRIENIGRILLFY, encoded by the exons ATGCTGTGTGCATCATTGCCAGGGTTGAGTCATCAACAGATGTTGGTTGGAGGTACTGTCAAGGAACTTTCAGCAGCTATGGCTTCTTTGAATGTTTATAGCAG GTGTGGTTTTGATGGTCGTGTTGGATGTTGGATTGGGAATGAGAAAGGAAGATGGAACAAATTGGCTGCTGCAAGTACAATGGCACCAAAGAAGAGGAGGTTGAGCATTTCCCCTCTGGCTTCCTCTGCTCTGGCAGAAACCCCATATACATCTAGAGCCGAATTCTATCACGAG GTCCTTAACGATGCTAGAGAAAAATTTACCCAGGAGATATCTTTCCAATCCAAGGACAAAGATATTTCTTTGGCAAAG GCTTTGCTTTACGTGGCCTCTGAAGATGAGGCATTTATGGCTTTCAACCGGGAGATGGATGCTCATTCACTCCAAATTGAGAGGAGATCAGCTTCATTGGCTTCTCATGCCACAGATTGGACTTGCGTGGAGGCCATGCCTCTTGCTGGAAAAAATATGAATGAATGGATGGTTGAGTTGGATGTTATTGCGAGAGAAGTGGAGGCGGAGCTAGTTTCAAGAGAAATAGGATGCGATTTGGTTGAAGTTTTAGATGCCGTGAATATGGTGCTTTTCAAGTCAAGGGGTTTCAAAAGGTCACCTGTACTTGTGGATTCAAAGTGTGCATACCTGCATTCAGTATTAAGCTCTGGATATTGTAGTG CAATTTTGCTTAGTGTCATTTATATTGAAGTCTGTCGAAGACTTAATCTGACCATTGTGGGATCCCGAGTTGGGGAAGATTTTTTGATATGGCCTCAAACTGGAAACCCTGAG GAGCTATTCAAGGTTATCTCTGGTCATAGCTTGTTTGGTATTGTTAATGGGAAGTGTGTCGATGACCCTAGAGCAAAGGCTTCTGACATCAATAGCAATTCTTTGCCGGGGCTTGAGTTAGCAACAAACCGAGATATTATTGGAATTGCTTTGGCTAATTTGATG AGGCTTCACTGGAAACGTGCTTCAAGAGCAAATCATGGTTTGATGCTGACTTCTCCGCTTAGATCTGTTGATCATGCAGATGATAAGTCTAGCAAGACTAGTTGTCTGAATGTTCCATTGTTGCGGCCTCAAGATTTGAG GTTCAAGATGCTAAATTGCAACCTTTGGCATGAGAAAAGGAGAATTGAGAATATTGGACgcatattgttattttattga